A region of Toxorhynchites rutilus septentrionalis strain SRP chromosome 1, ASM2978413v1, whole genome shotgun sequence DNA encodes the following proteins:
- the LOC129761937 gene encoding zinc finger protein 271-like isoform X1 translates to MAFPSNNPDPCSFCSGICNREFRHALVPTQVEEQKLKTILQKLSNITSQLSSYPTCDKCRQEFIMVHNFSESSFQTLSSPEITDIKMEPELIINEYEPSDNGNIDTDPISCCVPVEQVVGMHINGAKEELFYSSEMNENDDNISLVPVGGTNTQRKGNLDGSQKDVHSPSVHHKHKKELADEGEKSFKCEKCDKTYSSQQGLKIHVRSHTGERPYSCSHCSKVFKDPSSCNLHIRIHSDERPYTCSLCSKAFKGKTALKRHIRIHIDERPHSCPHCPKAFKHHTSLIQHIRTHTDERPYSCPHCTKAFTQQGGLEQHIRIHTGERPYPCPHCQKAFRQLSSFKAHVRTHMEKLRSDDSNIFDTVLISHSAPIDKVDEMHVKGAKEELCISEMNQSDNNISLIPNMQRKGEKRFKCEKCDNTYSSKFGLKIHVRSHTGERPYSCSHCSKVFKDSTSCNLHIRIHRDERPYTCPFCSKAFKNNAVLKRHIRIHTDDRPHSCPHCMKRFIQPSELKKHVQTHKEKLWSDNSNFPDTDIIPYSAPIQKVDEMHDKEELFSMSEMNENDDNISLIPVGRTNTQRKGEKPFKCEECDKPYSSKQALEIHVRSHTGERPYSCSHCSKRFKDLSSCNRHIRIHSDERPYACPLCSKAFKGSRTLKLHIRIHTGERPHSCPHCPRAFIQRSSLNQHIRTHTGERPYPCPHCQETFRKRLSLKAHIRTHTG, encoded by the exons ATGGCATTTCCTAGCAACAATCC TGACCCATGCAGCTTTTGTTCGGGTATATGCAATAGGGAATTCCGTCACGCGCTGGTCCCCACTCAAGTAGAAGAGCAGAAGCTGAAGACTATACTGCAGAAATTGAGTAATATCACTTCCCAGTTAAGCAGTTATCCTACGTGTGATAAATGCCGCCAAGAATTCATAATGGTCCACAACTTTTCCGAAAGTAGTTTCCAAACATTGTCCAGCCCCGAAATAACTGACATTAAGATGGAGCCAGAGTTAATCATAAATGAATATGAACCGTCGGATAATGGTAATATTGATACAGATCCTATATCTTGTTGTGTGCCAGTTGAACAAGTAGTGGGAATGCATATTAATGGAGCAAAAGAAGAGTTATTCTACAGTAGCGAAATGAATGAAAACGACGATAATATATCACTGGTTCCGGTTGGTGGAACAAATACACAAAGAAAAGGTAATTTGGATGGTTCACAGAAAGATGTTCACTCACCTTCAGTTCACCACAAACATAAGAAAGAATTGGCGGACGAAG GAGAGAAATCGTTTAAATGTGAAAAATGTGACAAAACATATAGCTCACAACAAGGCCTCAAGATCCACGTTCGATCTCATACAG GTGAACGTCCTTATTCTTGTTCACACTGTTCAAAAGTGTTCAAGGATCCTTCATCGTGTAATCTTCACATTCGAATTCATAGTG ATGAACGTCCCTATACTTGTTCACTTTGTTCCAAGGCATTTAAGGGTAAAACAGCGCTCAAACGGCACATTCGAATTCATATTG ATGAACGTCCTcattcttgtccacattgtccgaaagCATTCAAGCATCATACATCGCTCATCCagcacattcgaactcatacaG AtgaacgtccctattcttgtccacattgtACAAAGGCGTTTACCCAACAAGGAGGGCTCGAACAGCACATTCGAATTCATACGG GCGAACGTCCCTATCCGTGTCCTCATTGTCAGAAAGCATTCAGACAACTTTCTTCTTTCAAAGCGCACGTTCGAACTCACATGG AAAAACTGCGGTCGGATGATAGTAACATTTTTGATACAGTCCTAATATCGCACTCTGCGCCAATTGATAAAGTAGACGAAATGCATGTCAAAGGAGCAAAAGAAGAGTTATGCATTAGCGAAATGAACCAAAGCGACAATAATATATCACTGATTCCGAATATGCAAAGAAAAG GAGAAAAACGGTTTAAATGTGAAAAGTGTGACAACACATATAGCTCAAAATTTGGACTCAAGATCCACGTTCGATCTCATACAG gtgaacgtccctattcttgtTCACACTGTTCAAAAGTGTTCAAGGATTCTACATCGTGTAATCTTCACATTCGAATTCATAGGG ATGAACGTCCCTATACTTGTCCGTTTTGTTCCAAGGCATTTAAGAATAATGCAGTGCTCAAACGGCATATTCGAATTCATACTG ATGATCGTCCTcattcttgtccacattgtATGAAAAGATTTATTCAACCTTCAGAGCTCAAGAAGCACGTTCAAACTCATAAAG AAAAACTGTGGTCGGATAATAGTAACTTTCCTGATACAGACATAATACCGTACTCTGCGCCAATTCAAAAAGTAGACGAAATGCATGACAAAGAAGAGTTATTCTCCATGAGCGAAATGAACGAAAACGACGATAATATATCACTGATTCCAGTTGGTAGAACAAATACACAAAGAAAAG GAGAGAAACCGTTTAAATGTGAAGAGTGTGACAAACCATATAGCTCAAAACAAGCACTCGAGATTCACGTTCGATCTCATACAG GTGAACGTCCTTATTCTTGTTCACACTGTTCAAAAAGGTTCAAGGATCTTTCATCGTGTAATCGTCACATTCGAATTCATAGTG ATGAACGTCCCTATGCTTGTCCACTTTGTTCCAAGGCATTTAAGGGTAGTAGAACGCTCAAACTGCACATTCGAATTCATACTG gtgaacgtcctcattcttgtccacattgtccgagAGCATTCATCCAACGTTCATCCCTCAACCagcacattcgaactcatacgg GCGAACGTCCCTATCCGTGTCCTCATTGTCAGGAAACATTCAGAAAACGTTTATCTCTCAAGGCacacattcgaactcatacgggttga
- the LOC129761937 gene encoding zinc finger protein 271-like isoform X2: MAFPSNNPDPCSFCSGICNREFRHALVPTQVEEQKLKTILQKLSNITSQLSSYPTCDKCRQEFIMVHNFSESSFQTLSSPEITDIKMEPELIINEYEPSDNGNIDTDPISCCVPVEQVVGMHINGAKEELFYSSEMNENDDNISLVPVGGTNTQRKGNLDGSQKDVHSPSVHHKHKKELADEGEKSFKCEKCDKTYSSQQGLKIHVRSHTGERPYSCSHCSKVFKDPSSCNLHIRIHSDERPYTCSLCSKAFKGKTALKRHIRIHIDERPHSCPHCPKAFKHHTSLIQHIRTHTDERPYSCPHCTKAFTQQGGLEQHIRIHTGERPYPCPHCQKAFRQLSSFKAHVRTHMEKLRSDDSNIFDTVLISHSAPIDKVDEMHVKGAKEELCISEMNQSDNNISLIPNMQRKGEKRFKCEKCDNTYSSKFGLKIHVRSHTGERPYSCSHCSKVFKDSTSCNLHIRIHRDERPYTCPFCSKAFKNNAVLKRHIRIHTDDRPHSCPHCMKRFIQPSELKKHVQTHKDIIPYSAPIQKVDEMHDKEELFSMSEMNENDDNISLIPVGRTNTQRKGEKPFKCEECDKPYSSKQALEIHVRSHTGERPYSCSHCSKRFKDLSSCNRHIRIHSDERPYACPLCSKAFKGSRTLKLHIRIHTGERPHSCPHCPRAFIQRSSLNQHIRTHTGERPYPCPHCQETFRKRLSLKAHIRTHTG, encoded by the exons ATGGCATTTCCTAGCAACAATCC TGACCCATGCAGCTTTTGTTCGGGTATATGCAATAGGGAATTCCGTCACGCGCTGGTCCCCACTCAAGTAGAAGAGCAGAAGCTGAAGACTATACTGCAGAAATTGAGTAATATCACTTCCCAGTTAAGCAGTTATCCTACGTGTGATAAATGCCGCCAAGAATTCATAATGGTCCACAACTTTTCCGAAAGTAGTTTCCAAACATTGTCCAGCCCCGAAATAACTGACATTAAGATGGAGCCAGAGTTAATCATAAATGAATATGAACCGTCGGATAATGGTAATATTGATACAGATCCTATATCTTGTTGTGTGCCAGTTGAACAAGTAGTGGGAATGCATATTAATGGAGCAAAAGAAGAGTTATTCTACAGTAGCGAAATGAATGAAAACGACGATAATATATCACTGGTTCCGGTTGGTGGAACAAATACACAAAGAAAAGGTAATTTGGATGGTTCACAGAAAGATGTTCACTCACCTTCAGTTCACCACAAACATAAGAAAGAATTGGCGGACGAAG GAGAGAAATCGTTTAAATGTGAAAAATGTGACAAAACATATAGCTCACAACAAGGCCTCAAGATCCACGTTCGATCTCATACAG GTGAACGTCCTTATTCTTGTTCACACTGTTCAAAAGTGTTCAAGGATCCTTCATCGTGTAATCTTCACATTCGAATTCATAGTG ATGAACGTCCCTATACTTGTTCACTTTGTTCCAAGGCATTTAAGGGTAAAACAGCGCTCAAACGGCACATTCGAATTCATATTG ATGAACGTCCTcattcttgtccacattgtccgaaagCATTCAAGCATCATACATCGCTCATCCagcacattcgaactcatacaG AtgaacgtccctattcttgtccacattgtACAAAGGCGTTTACCCAACAAGGAGGGCTCGAACAGCACATTCGAATTCATACGG GCGAACGTCCCTATCCGTGTCCTCATTGTCAGAAAGCATTCAGACAACTTTCTTCTTTCAAAGCGCACGTTCGAACTCACATGG AAAAACTGCGGTCGGATGATAGTAACATTTTTGATACAGTCCTAATATCGCACTCTGCGCCAATTGATAAAGTAGACGAAATGCATGTCAAAGGAGCAAAAGAAGAGTTATGCATTAGCGAAATGAACCAAAGCGACAATAATATATCACTGATTCCGAATATGCAAAGAAAAG GAGAAAAACGGTTTAAATGTGAAAAGTGTGACAACACATATAGCTCAAAATTTGGACTCAAGATCCACGTTCGATCTCATACAG gtgaacgtccctattcttgtTCACACTGTTCAAAAGTGTTCAAGGATTCTACATCGTGTAATCTTCACATTCGAATTCATAGGG ATGAACGTCCCTATACTTGTCCGTTTTGTTCCAAGGCATTTAAGAATAATGCAGTGCTCAAACGGCATATTCGAATTCATACTG ATGATCGTCCTcattcttgtccacattgtATGAAAAGATTTATTCAACCTTCAGAGCTCAAGAAGCACGTTCAAACTCATAAAG ACATAATACCGTACTCTGCGCCAATTCAAAAAGTAGACGAAATGCATGACAAAGAAGAGTTATTCTCCATGAGCGAAATGAACGAAAACGACGATAATATATCACTGATTCCAGTTGGTAGAACAAATACACAAAGAAAAG GAGAGAAACCGTTTAAATGTGAAGAGTGTGACAAACCATATAGCTCAAAACAAGCACTCGAGATTCACGTTCGATCTCATACAG GTGAACGTCCTTATTCTTGTTCACACTGTTCAAAAAGGTTCAAGGATCTTTCATCGTGTAATCGTCACATTCGAATTCATAGTG ATGAACGTCCCTATGCTTGTCCACTTTGTTCCAAGGCATTTAAGGGTAGTAGAACGCTCAAACTGCACATTCGAATTCATACTG gtgaacgtcctcattcttgtccacattgtccgagAGCATTCATCCAACGTTCATCCCTCAACCagcacattcgaactcatacgg GCGAACGTCCCTATCCGTGTCCTCATTGTCAGGAAACATTCAGAAAACGTTTATCTCTCAAGGCacacattcgaactcatacgggttga
- the LOC129761937 gene encoding oocyte zinc finger protein XlCOF6-like isoform X5 gives MKTTIIYHWFRLVEQIHKEKERNRLNVKNVTKHIAHNKASRSTFDLIQVNVLILVHTVQKCSRILHRVIFTFEFIVMNVPILVHFVPRHLRVKQRSNGTFEFILMNVLILVHIVRKHSSIIHRSSSTFELIQMNVPILVHIVQRRLPNKEGSNSTFEFIRANVPIRVLIVRKHSDNFLLSKRTFELTWVEKLRSDDSNIFDTVLISHSAPIDKVDEMHVKGAKEELCISEMNQSDNNISLIPNMQRKGEKRFKCEKCDNTYSSKFGLKIHVRSHTGERPYSCSHCSKVFKDSTSCNLHIRIHRDERPYTCPFCSKAFKNNAVLKRHIRIHTDDRPHSCPHCMKRFIQPSELKKHVQTHKEKLWSDNSNFPDTDIIPYSAPIQKVDEMHDKEELFSMSEMNENDDNISLIPVGRTNTQRKGEKPFKCEECDKPYSSKQALEIHVRSHTGERPYSCSHCSKRFKDLSSCNRHIRIHSDERPYACPLCSKAFKGSRTLKLHIRIHTGERPHSCPHCPRAFIQRSSLNQHIRTHTGERPYPCPHCQETFRKRLSLKAHIRTHTG, from the exons ATGAAAACGACGATAATATATCACTGGTTCCGGTTGGTGGAACAAATACACAAAGAAAAG GAGAGAAATCGTTTAAATGTGAAAAATGTGACAAAACATATAGCTCACAACAAGGCCTCAAGATCCACGTTCGATCTCATACAG GTGAACGTCCTTATTCTTGTTCACACTGTTCAAAAGTGTTCAAGGATCCTTCATCGTGTAATCTTCACATTCGAATTCATAGTG ATGAACGTCCCTATACTTGTTCACTTTGTTCCAAGGCATTTAAGGGTAAAACAGCGCTCAAACGGCACATTCGAATTCATATTG ATGAACGTCCTcattcttgtccacattgtccgaaagCATTCAAGCATCATACATCGCTCATCCagcacattcgaactcatacaG AtgaacgtccctattcttgtccacattgtACAAAGGCGTTTACCCAACAAGGAGGGCTCGAACAGCACATTCGAATTCATACGG GCGAACGTCCCTATCCGTGTCCTCATTGTCAGAAAGCATTCAGACAACTTTCTTCTTTCAAAGCGCACGTTCGAACTCACATGGGTTG AAAAACTGCGGTCGGATGATAGTAACATTTTTGATACAGTCCTAATATCGCACTCTGCGCCAATTGATAAAGTAGACGAAATGCATGTCAAAGGAGCAAAAGAAGAGTTATGCATTAGCGAAATGAACCAAAGCGACAATAATATATCACTGATTCCGAATATGCAAAGAAAAG GAGAAAAACGGTTTAAATGTGAAAAGTGTGACAACACATATAGCTCAAAATTTGGACTCAAGATCCACGTTCGATCTCATACAG gtgaacgtccctattcttgtTCACACTGTTCAAAAGTGTTCAAGGATTCTACATCGTGTAATCTTCACATTCGAATTCATAGGG ATGAACGTCCCTATACTTGTCCGTTTTGTTCCAAGGCATTTAAGAATAATGCAGTGCTCAAACGGCATATTCGAATTCATACTG ATGATCGTCCTcattcttgtccacattgtATGAAAAGATTTATTCAACCTTCAGAGCTCAAGAAGCACGTTCAAACTCATAAAG AAAAACTGTGGTCGGATAATAGTAACTTTCCTGATACAGACATAATACCGTACTCTGCGCCAATTCAAAAAGTAGACGAAATGCATGACAAAGAAGAGTTATTCTCCATGAGCGAAATGAACGAAAACGACGATAATATATCACTGATTCCAGTTGGTAGAACAAATACACAAAGAAAAG GAGAGAAACCGTTTAAATGTGAAGAGTGTGACAAACCATATAGCTCAAAACAAGCACTCGAGATTCACGTTCGATCTCATACAG GTGAACGTCCTTATTCTTGTTCACACTGTTCAAAAAGGTTCAAGGATCTTTCATCGTGTAATCGTCACATTCGAATTCATAGTG ATGAACGTCCCTATGCTTGTCCACTTTGTTCCAAGGCATTTAAGGGTAGTAGAACGCTCAAACTGCACATTCGAATTCATACTG gtgaacgtcctcattcttgtccacattgtccgagAGCATTCATCCAACGTTCATCCCTCAACCagcacattcgaactcatacgg GCGAACGTCCCTATCCGTGTCCTCATTGTCAGGAAACATTCAGAAAACGTTTATCTCTCAAGGCacacattcgaactcatacgggttga
- the LOC129761937 gene encoding zinc finger protein 271-like isoform X3: MAFPSNNPDPCSFCSGICNREFRHALVPTQVEEQKLKTILQKLSNITSQLSSYPTCDKCRQEFIMVHNFSESSFQTLSSPEITDIKMEPELIINEYEPSDNGNIDTDPISCCVPVEQVVGMHINGAKEELFYSSEMNENDDNISLVPVGGTNTQRKGEKSFKCEKCDKTYSSQQGLKIHVRSHTGERPYSCSHCSKVFKDPSSCNLHIRIHSDERPYTCSLCSKAFKGKTALKRHIRIHIDERPHSCPHCPKAFKHHTSLIQHIRTHTDERPYSCPHCTKAFTQQGGLEQHIRIHTGERPYPCPHCQKAFRQLSSFKAHVRTHMEKLRSDDSNIFDTVLISHSAPIDKVDEMHVKGAKEELCISEMNQSDNNISLIPNMQRKGEKRFKCEKCDNTYSSKFGLKIHVRSHTGERPYSCSHCSKVFKDSTSCNLHIRIHRDERPYTCPFCSKAFKNNAVLKRHIRIHTDDRPHSCPHCMKRFIQPSELKKHVQTHKEKLWSDNSNFPDTDIIPYSAPIQKVDEMHDKEELFSMSEMNENDDNISLIPVGRTNTQRKGEKPFKCEECDKPYSSKQALEIHVRSHTGERPYSCSHCSKRFKDLSSCNRHIRIHSDERPYACPLCSKAFKGSRTLKLHIRIHTGERPHSCPHCPRAFIQRSSLNQHIRTHTGERPYPCPHCQETFRKRLSLKAHIRTHTG; the protein is encoded by the exons ATGGCATTTCCTAGCAACAATCC TGACCCATGCAGCTTTTGTTCGGGTATATGCAATAGGGAATTCCGTCACGCGCTGGTCCCCACTCAAGTAGAAGAGCAGAAGCTGAAGACTATACTGCAGAAATTGAGTAATATCACTTCCCAGTTAAGCAGTTATCCTACGTGTGATAAATGCCGCCAAGAATTCATAATGGTCCACAACTTTTCCGAAAGTAGTTTCCAAACATTGTCCAGCCCCGAAATAACTGACATTAAGATGGAGCCAGAGTTAATCATAAATGAATATGAACCGTCGGATAATGGTAATATTGATACAGATCCTATATCTTGTTGTGTGCCAGTTGAACAAGTAGTGGGAATGCATATTAATGGAGCAAAAGAAGAGTTATTCTACAGTAGCGAAATGAATGAAAACGACGATAATATATCACTGGTTCCGGTTGGTGGAACAAATACACAAAGAAAAG GAGAGAAATCGTTTAAATGTGAAAAATGTGACAAAACATATAGCTCACAACAAGGCCTCAAGATCCACGTTCGATCTCATACAG GTGAACGTCCTTATTCTTGTTCACACTGTTCAAAAGTGTTCAAGGATCCTTCATCGTGTAATCTTCACATTCGAATTCATAGTG ATGAACGTCCCTATACTTGTTCACTTTGTTCCAAGGCATTTAAGGGTAAAACAGCGCTCAAACGGCACATTCGAATTCATATTG ATGAACGTCCTcattcttgtccacattgtccgaaagCATTCAAGCATCATACATCGCTCATCCagcacattcgaactcatacaG AtgaacgtccctattcttgtccacattgtACAAAGGCGTTTACCCAACAAGGAGGGCTCGAACAGCACATTCGAATTCATACGG GCGAACGTCCCTATCCGTGTCCTCATTGTCAGAAAGCATTCAGACAACTTTCTTCTTTCAAAGCGCACGTTCGAACTCACATGG AAAAACTGCGGTCGGATGATAGTAACATTTTTGATACAGTCCTAATATCGCACTCTGCGCCAATTGATAAAGTAGACGAAATGCATGTCAAAGGAGCAAAAGAAGAGTTATGCATTAGCGAAATGAACCAAAGCGACAATAATATATCACTGATTCCGAATATGCAAAGAAAAG GAGAAAAACGGTTTAAATGTGAAAAGTGTGACAACACATATAGCTCAAAATTTGGACTCAAGATCCACGTTCGATCTCATACAG gtgaacgtccctattcttgtTCACACTGTTCAAAAGTGTTCAAGGATTCTACATCGTGTAATCTTCACATTCGAATTCATAGGG ATGAACGTCCCTATACTTGTCCGTTTTGTTCCAAGGCATTTAAGAATAATGCAGTGCTCAAACGGCATATTCGAATTCATACTG ATGATCGTCCTcattcttgtccacattgtATGAAAAGATTTATTCAACCTTCAGAGCTCAAGAAGCACGTTCAAACTCATAAAG AAAAACTGTGGTCGGATAATAGTAACTTTCCTGATACAGACATAATACCGTACTCTGCGCCAATTCAAAAAGTAGACGAAATGCATGACAAAGAAGAGTTATTCTCCATGAGCGAAATGAACGAAAACGACGATAATATATCACTGATTCCAGTTGGTAGAACAAATACACAAAGAAAAG GAGAGAAACCGTTTAAATGTGAAGAGTGTGACAAACCATATAGCTCAAAACAAGCACTCGAGATTCACGTTCGATCTCATACAG GTGAACGTCCTTATTCTTGTTCACACTGTTCAAAAAGGTTCAAGGATCTTTCATCGTGTAATCGTCACATTCGAATTCATAGTG ATGAACGTCCCTATGCTTGTCCACTTTGTTCCAAGGCATTTAAGGGTAGTAGAACGCTCAAACTGCACATTCGAATTCATACTG gtgaacgtcctcattcttgtccacattgtccgagAGCATTCATCCAACGTTCATCCCTCAACCagcacattcgaactcatacgg GCGAACGTCCCTATCCGTGTCCTCATTGTCAGGAAACATTCAGAAAACGTTTATCTCTCAAGGCacacattcgaactcatacgggttga
- the LOC129761937 gene encoding zinc finger protein 271-like isoform X4, with amino-acid sequence MVHNFSESSFQTLSSPEITDIKMEPELIINEYEPSDNGNIDTDPISCCVPVEQVVGMHINGAKEELFYSSEMNENDDNISLVPVGGTNTQRKGNLDGSQKDVHSPSVHHKHKKELADEGEKSFKCEKCDKTYSSQQGLKIHVRSHTGERPYSCSHCSKVFKDPSSCNLHIRIHSDERPYTCSLCSKAFKGKTALKRHIRIHIDERPHSCPHCPKAFKHHTSLIQHIRTHTDERPYSCPHCTKAFTQQGGLEQHIRIHTGERPYPCPHCQKAFRQLSSFKAHVRTHMEKLRSDDSNIFDTVLISHSAPIDKVDEMHVKGAKEELCISEMNQSDNNISLIPNMQRKGEKRFKCEKCDNTYSSKFGLKIHVRSHTGERPYSCSHCSKVFKDSTSCNLHIRIHRDERPYTCPFCSKAFKNNAVLKRHIRIHTDDRPHSCPHCMKRFIQPSELKKHVQTHKEKLWSDNSNFPDTDIIPYSAPIQKVDEMHDKEELFSMSEMNENDDNISLIPVGRTNTQRKGEKPFKCEECDKPYSSKQALEIHVRSHTGERPYSCSHCSKRFKDLSSCNRHIRIHSDERPYACPLCSKAFKGSRTLKLHIRIHTGERPHSCPHCPRAFIQRSSLNQHIRTHTGERPYPCPHCQETFRKRLSLKAHIRTHTG; translated from the exons ATGGTCCACAACTTTTCCGAAAGTAGTTTCCAAACATTGTCCAGCCCCGAAATAACTGACATTAAGATGGAGCCAGAGTTAATCATAAATGAATATGAACCGTCGGATAATGGTAATATTGATACAGATCCTATATCTTGTTGTGTGCCAGTTGAACAAGTAGTGGGAATGCATATTAATGGAGCAAAAGAAGAGTTATTCTACAGTAGCGAAATGAATGAAAACGACGATAATATATCACTGGTTCCGGTTGGTGGAACAAATACACAAAGAAAAGGTAATTTGGATGGTTCACAGAAAGATGTTCACTCACCTTCAGTTCACCACAAACATAAGAAAGAATTGGCGGACGAAG GAGAGAAATCGTTTAAATGTGAAAAATGTGACAAAACATATAGCTCACAACAAGGCCTCAAGATCCACGTTCGATCTCATACAG GTGAACGTCCTTATTCTTGTTCACACTGTTCAAAAGTGTTCAAGGATCCTTCATCGTGTAATCTTCACATTCGAATTCATAGTG ATGAACGTCCCTATACTTGTTCACTTTGTTCCAAGGCATTTAAGGGTAAAACAGCGCTCAAACGGCACATTCGAATTCATATTG ATGAACGTCCTcattcttgtccacattgtccgaaagCATTCAAGCATCATACATCGCTCATCCagcacattcgaactcatacaG AtgaacgtccctattcttgtccacattgtACAAAGGCGTTTACCCAACAAGGAGGGCTCGAACAGCACATTCGAATTCATACGG GCGAACGTCCCTATCCGTGTCCTCATTGTCAGAAAGCATTCAGACAACTTTCTTCTTTCAAAGCGCACGTTCGAACTCACATGG AAAAACTGCGGTCGGATGATAGTAACATTTTTGATACAGTCCTAATATCGCACTCTGCGCCAATTGATAAAGTAGACGAAATGCATGTCAAAGGAGCAAAAGAAGAGTTATGCATTAGCGAAATGAACCAAAGCGACAATAATATATCACTGATTCCGAATATGCAAAGAAAAG GAGAAAAACGGTTTAAATGTGAAAAGTGTGACAACACATATAGCTCAAAATTTGGACTCAAGATCCACGTTCGATCTCATACAG gtgaacgtccctattcttgtTCACACTGTTCAAAAGTGTTCAAGGATTCTACATCGTGTAATCTTCACATTCGAATTCATAGGG ATGAACGTCCCTATACTTGTCCGTTTTGTTCCAAGGCATTTAAGAATAATGCAGTGCTCAAACGGCATATTCGAATTCATACTG ATGATCGTCCTcattcttgtccacattgtATGAAAAGATTTATTCAACCTTCAGAGCTCAAGAAGCACGTTCAAACTCATAAAG AAAAACTGTGGTCGGATAATAGTAACTTTCCTGATACAGACATAATACCGTACTCTGCGCCAATTCAAAAAGTAGACGAAATGCATGACAAAGAAGAGTTATTCTCCATGAGCGAAATGAACGAAAACGACGATAATATATCACTGATTCCAGTTGGTAGAACAAATACACAAAGAAAAG GAGAGAAACCGTTTAAATGTGAAGAGTGTGACAAACCATATAGCTCAAAACAAGCACTCGAGATTCACGTTCGATCTCATACAG GTGAACGTCCTTATTCTTGTTCACACTGTTCAAAAAGGTTCAAGGATCTTTCATCGTGTAATCGTCACATTCGAATTCATAGTG ATGAACGTCCCTATGCTTGTCCACTTTGTTCCAAGGCATTTAAGGGTAGTAGAACGCTCAAACTGCACATTCGAATTCATACTG gtgaacgtcctcattcttgtccacattgtccgagAGCATTCATCCAACGTTCATCCCTCAACCagcacattcgaactcatacgg GCGAACGTCCCTATCCGTGTCCTCATTGTCAGGAAACATTCAGAAAACGTTTATCTCTCAAGGCacacattcgaactcatacgggttga